The following proteins are encoded in a genomic region of Fundidesulfovibrio soli:
- the pdxA gene encoding 4-hydroxythreonine-4-phosphate dehydrogenase PdxA has protein sequence MHPTILTTLGDPNGLGPELVCRWLATGPRLEERLVLIGPEPALLIHAARLNLKPCWRKGLEDESPGVTLLEPEGLNDFTPRPGEFHASGGLAAGLSLDLACDLLLSGRAASLVTCPLNKAGLHAAGFDFPGHTEFLAQRAGLGPHDVCMHLCGPTLRVSLVTTHPPLREVPALVTQEKVLHCLRLTARFVSALGLPGPVAVCGLNPHAGESGRIGDEESTIIEPAIARARSEGLDVAGPFPADTVFHRAWKGDFPAVLAMYHDQGLGPLKLVHFGESVNVTLGLPFVRTSVDHGTGYDLVGRDCANMGSFLAALDLARRLSRPVG, from the coding sequence ATGCATCCCACGATCCTGACGACCCTGGGCGACCCCAACGGCCTGGGGCCTGAGCTTGTCTGCCGCTGGCTGGCCACGGGGCCGCGCCTGGAGGAGCGCCTCGTGCTCATCGGGCCGGAACCGGCCCTGCTCATCCACGCGGCGCGCCTGAACCTGAAGCCTTGCTGGCGCAAGGGCCTGGAGGATGAGTCACCGGGCGTCACCCTGCTGGAGCCTGAAGGCCTCAACGACTTCACCCCGCGCCCCGGCGAATTCCACGCTTCGGGCGGGCTTGCCGCCGGGCTCTCGCTGGACCTGGCCTGCGACCTTCTGCTCTCCGGGCGCGCGGCGTCCCTCGTCACCTGCCCGCTGAACAAGGCTGGGCTGCACGCGGCCGGGTTCGACTTCCCCGGGCACACCGAATTCCTGGCCCAGCGCGCGGGCCTCGGCCCGCACGACGTGTGCATGCACCTGTGCGGCCCCACCCTGCGCGTGAGCCTGGTGACCACCCATCCCCCCCTGCGGGAGGTGCCCGCCCTGGTGACACAAGAGAAAGTGCTGCACTGCCTGCGGCTCACGGCCCGCTTCGTGAGCGCCCTGGGCCTGCCCGGGCCGGTGGCGGTGTGCGGGCTGAACCCCCACGCCGGGGAATCCGGGCGCATCGGGGACGAGGAGAGCACCATAATCGAACCCGCAATCGCGCGGGCGCGCTCGGAAGGGCTGGACGTGGCCGGGCCTTTCCCGGCGGATACGGTGTTCCACAGGGCCTGGAAGGGCGACTTCCCGGCTGTGCTGGCCATGTACCACGACCAGGGCCTCGGCCCCCTCAAGCTGGTGCATTTCGGCGAATCCGTGAACGTGACCCTGGGGCTGCCCTTCGTGCGAACCTCCGTGGACCACGGCACCGGCTACGACCTGGTGGGGCGCGACTGCGCCAACATGGGCAGCTTCCTGGCCGCGCTGGACCTGGCGCGCAGGCTTTCGCGCCCCGTGGGTTGA
- the glgB gene encoding 1,4-alpha-glucan branching protein GlgB has protein sequence MSTPVAIPPFDLYLFGRGEHWDIYRILGAHPHREGGRDGFRFAVWAPNAREVCVLGDWNGWRFGETMLHPVAASGIWAGFVPGVERGQLYKFAVRDASGQVRQKSDPYAFRAELRPATASVAWGLGGYDWQDQEWMQARAGAGLPLDRPVCVYEVHPGSWRWSGPNYGDFLDYGRLADELIPYVADLGFTHIQLMPMAEHPLDESWGYQTGHYFAPTSRHGTPEGFKHFIDRCHQSGLAVLLDWVPGHFPKDAWCLGRFDGTSLYEHEDPRKGEHPDWGTYIFNYSRNEVRNFLLANALYWLEEFHLDGLRIDAVASMLYLDYSREDGQWAPNEHGGKENLEAIAFLRELNTVVHARYPGALMAAEESTAWAGVSRPVSHGGLGFSFKWNMGWMNDTLEYFSKDPLFRRHHQNTLTFSMLYAFHENFILPMSHDEVTHGKGSLISKMPGDEWQRFANLRCFFSYMWAHPGKKLMFMGGEFGQWREWTSREPLDWALLDFPAHQGLMAALRDLNGIVRREPAMHALDCEWGGFEWVDLSDSASSVISFLRKDGRGAQILCVFNFTPVVRRDYALGSRHPGRWREIFNSDAACYGGSGVGNAGGVDAESPGLGLWPHQVRLTLPPLGAVFFKAEEPSADASHDPDDPGRPQRPGA, from the coding sequence CTGAGCACTCCCGTCGCGATTCCTCCGTTCGATCTCTACCTCTTCGGCCGTGGAGAGCATTGGGACATCTACCGCATCCTGGGCGCGCACCCCCACCGCGAGGGCGGCCGGGACGGCTTCCGCTTCGCCGTGTGGGCGCCCAACGCCCGCGAGGTGTGCGTGCTGGGCGACTGGAACGGCTGGCGCTTTGGCGAAACCATGCTGCACCCGGTGGCGGCATCGGGCATCTGGGCCGGGTTCGTGCCCGGAGTGGAGCGGGGCCAGCTCTACAAGTTCGCCGTGCGCGACGCCTCCGGCCAGGTGCGCCAGAAGTCGGACCCGTACGCCTTCCGGGCCGAACTCCGCCCGGCCACGGCCTCCGTGGCCTGGGGCCTGGGCGGCTACGACTGGCAGGACCAGGAGTGGATGCAGGCCCGCGCCGGAGCGGGCCTGCCGCTTGACAGGCCCGTGTGCGTCTACGAGGTCCATCCCGGCTCCTGGCGCTGGAGCGGGCCGAACTACGGCGACTTCCTGGACTACGGTCGGCTGGCGGACGAACTCATCCCCTACGTGGCGGACCTGGGCTTCACCCACATCCAGCTCATGCCCATGGCGGAGCACCCCCTGGACGAATCCTGGGGCTACCAGACCGGGCACTACTTCGCCCCCACCAGCCGCCACGGCACGCCCGAGGGCTTCAAACATTTCATCGACCGCTGCCACCAGAGCGGCCTGGCCGTCCTGCTGGACTGGGTGCCCGGACACTTCCCCAAGGACGCCTGGTGCCTGGGCCGCTTCGACGGCACATCGCTCTACGAGCACGAAGACCCGCGCAAAGGCGAGCACCCTGACTGGGGCACATACATCTTCAACTATTCCCGCAACGAGGTGCGCAACTTCCTGCTGGCCAACGCCCTGTACTGGCTGGAGGAGTTCCACCTGGACGGCCTGCGCATCGACGCCGTGGCCTCCATGCTCTACCTGGACTACTCGCGCGAGGACGGCCAGTGGGCGCCCAACGAGCACGGCGGCAAGGAGAACCTGGAGGCCATCGCCTTCCTGCGGGAGCTCAACACCGTGGTCCACGCCCGCTACCCCGGGGCGCTGATGGCCGCCGAGGAGTCCACGGCCTGGGCCGGGGTCTCCCGCCCGGTGAGCCACGGGGGGCTGGGGTTCAGCTTCAAGTGGAACATGGGCTGGATGAACGACACCCTGGAGTACTTCTCCAAGGACCCTTTGTTCCGCCGCCACCACCAGAACACGCTGACCTTCTCCATGCTCTACGCCTTCCACGAGAACTTCATCCTGCCCATGTCGCATGACGAGGTGACCCACGGTAAAGGCTCGCTGATCTCCAAAATGCCCGGCGACGAGTGGCAGCGTTTCGCCAACCTGCGCTGCTTCTTCAGCTACATGTGGGCCCACCCGGGCAAGAAGCTCATGTTCATGGGCGGGGAGTTCGGCCAGTGGCGCGAGTGGACCAGCCGGGAGCCGCTGGACTGGGCCCTGCTGGACTTCCCGGCCCATCAGGGGCTCATGGCCGCCCTGCGCGACCTGAATGGCATCGTGCGCCGGGAGCCAGCAATGCACGCGCTGGACTGCGAGTGGGGCGGGTTCGAGTGGGTGGACCTCTCCGACAGCGCCTCCTCGGTGATCAGCTTCCTGCGCAAGGACGGGCGCGGCGCGCAGATTCTGTGCGTGTTCAACTTTACGCCCGTGGTGCGCAGGGACTATGCTCTGGGCAGCCGCCACCCCGGGCGCTGGCGGGAGATTTTCAACTCCGACGCGGCCTGCTACGGCGGGTCGGGCGTGGGCAACGCCGGCGGCGTGGACGCCGAAAGCCCGGGCCTGGGCCTGTGGCCGCACCAGGTCCGCCTGACGTTGCCTCCGCTGGGCGCGGTATTTTTCAAAGCAGAGGAGCCTTCCGCCGATGCATCCCACGATCCTGACGACCCTGGGCGACCCCAACGGCCTGGGGCCTGA
- the glgA gene encoding glycogen synthase GlgA: MPFHHKVVFIASEIYPFSKTGGLGDVLGALPLTLSRMGLDVAVITPFYGRLSTGEFKLRLISSRCPVGYPWAPITAEIYMADYHGLPVYFIQRGEYFDRRFYYNTHDGDYFDNCERFIFFCRACLEWARRMDMAPRLIHVHDWQAGLVPAFMHFWRQIDPFWRDTKTMLTIHNLAFQGRFASRLFKGSGLPPEAWNMDGVEFWGDFNLLKAGIAYSDLVTTVSPTYAEEILTTEYGCGLEGILSKRKHALRGILNGADYSVWDPGNDRYLPCTYSAADIANKAACKQNLLDEMDMDPILAKRPVLGFIGRLRRQKGVDLLIDILPELMRMGLGVVVLGEGNLEFEAQLMEMMETYPGRLSVRIGYTEDLAHRIQAASDIFLMPSRYEPCGLTQIYALRFGTPPVATNRGGLKDTIVPYPNPECTGFTFPEATAESFLQSIRQAVDVFSRPDEWNRIVHRAMRADFSWERSAARYLEVYRELGIDV; this comes from the coding sequence ATGCCATTTCATCACAAGGTCGTCTTCATCGCATCCGAGATTTACCCGTTCTCCAAGACCGGCGGGCTTGGCGACGTCCTCGGGGCGCTGCCGCTGACCCTCTCCCGCATGGGCTTGGACGTGGCCGTGATCACGCCGTTCTACGGCCGGTTGAGCACCGGCGAGTTCAAGCTGCGCCTGATCTCTTCGCGCTGCCCCGTGGGTTACCCCTGGGCTCCGATCACGGCCGAGATCTACATGGCCGACTACCACGGCCTGCCCGTCTATTTCATCCAGCGCGGGGAATACTTCGACCGCCGTTTCTACTACAACACTCACGACGGCGACTACTTCGACAACTGCGAGCGCTTCATCTTCTTCTGCCGGGCCTGCCTCGAATGGGCCAGGCGCATGGACATGGCCCCCAGGCTCATCCACGTGCACGACTGGCAGGCCGGCCTGGTGCCCGCGTTCATGCACTTCTGGCGGCAGATCGACCCCTTCTGGCGCGACACCAAGACCATGCTCACCATCCACAACCTGGCCTTCCAGGGGCGCTTCGCCTCGCGCCTCTTCAAGGGGTCGGGGTTGCCGCCCGAAGCCTGGAACATGGACGGCGTCGAATTCTGGGGTGACTTCAACCTGCTCAAGGCCGGCATAGCCTACTCCGACCTGGTGACCACCGTGAGCCCCACATACGCCGAGGAGATCCTCACCACGGAGTACGGCTGCGGGCTGGAGGGCATCCTCTCCAAGCGTAAACATGCCCTGCGCGGCATCCTCAACGGGGCCGACTACTCCGTCTGGGACCCGGGGAACGACCGCTACCTGCCGTGCACCTACAGCGCGGCCGACATCGCCAACAAGGCCGCCTGCAAGCAGAACCTGCTGGACGAGATGGACATGGACCCCATCCTGGCCAAGAGGCCGGTGCTGGGCTTCATCGGCCGCCTGCGCCGCCAGAAGGGCGTGGACCTGCTCATCGACATCCTGCCCGAACTGATGCGCATGGGCCTCGGCGTCGTGGTGCTGGGTGAGGGCAACCTGGAGTTCGAGGCTCAGCTCATGGAGATGATGGAGACCTACCCGGGCAGGCTCTCTGTCCGCATCGGCTACACCGAGGACCTGGCCCACCGCATCCAGGCCGCCTCGGACATCTTCCTGATGCCCTCGCGCTACGAGCCCTGCGGCCTGACGCAGATCTACGCCCTGCGCTTCGGCACGCCCCCGGTGGCCACCAACAGGGGCGGCCTCAAGGACACCATCGTCCCCTACCCGAACCCGGAGTGCACGGGCTTCACCTTCCCCGAGGCCACGGCCGAGTCCTTCCTGCAGAGCATACGCCAGGCCGTGGATGTTTTCTCCAGGCCCGACGAATGGAACAGGATCGTACACCGGGCCATGCGGGCGGACTTCTCCTGGGAACGCTCCGCCGCCCGCTATCTGGAAGTCTACCGCGAACTGGGCATAGACGTTTAG
- a CDS encoding NUDIX domain-containing protein: MPAYRNPTPTVDIVIACPGGGVVLIERRNEPHGWALPGGFVDYGETLENAAIREAKEETGLDVELTGLLGVYSDPERDPRQHTLAVVYMARAQDMAALGAGDDAARAQIFPLDRLPAPLCFDHGRILDDYARGFLWLNTRKGRWK, from the coding sequence ATGCCGGCCTACCGCAACCCCACCCCCACCGTGGATATCGTCATCGCGTGTCCCGGCGGAGGCGTGGTGCTCATCGAGCGGCGCAACGAGCCACACGGCTGGGCGCTGCCGGGCGGCTTCGTGGACTACGGCGAGACGCTCGAGAACGCCGCCATCCGCGAGGCCAAGGAGGAAACCGGGCTGGATGTGGAGCTCACGGGTCTGCTGGGCGTCTATTCCGACCCGGAGCGCGACCCCAGGCAGCACACCCTGGCCGTGGTCTACATGGCGCGCGCCCAGGACATGGCCGCCCTCGGAGCCGGAGACGACGCCGCCAGGGCCCAGATTTTCCCTCTGGACCGGCTGCCCGCCCCCCTCTGTTTCGACCACGGGCGCATCCTGGATGATTACGCGCGCGGCTTCCTCTGGCTCAACACCCGTAAGGGGCGGTGGAAATAA
- a CDS encoding glycosyltransferase family 9 protein, which translates to MRWLEPLGFAPCPPALRRALERVHGASAAPEELAGCRLFWPVVQRVPEIPPGLDCAFLPSVPAGNPAPHARQAQLAALEAAGVPIVQDWLSAFRDRFGAVAKPDGPVLLFPGAGHPAKQWPLVHFLELARMLEQHGREALMVLGPAELERGMDTGSAKTATPQTLEELEALIASARAVVGGDTGPMHLAGMMGVPGVSLFGPTAFSRWGPVGMDEISLKLPCSPCTAACADLECGRLGRLGPACLEGISPEVVLELLGKAGNCKTGFQGPGIP; encoded by the coding sequence ATGCGCTGGCTCGAACCGCTGGGCTTCGCACCGTGCCCCCCCGCCCTGCGTCGCGCGTTGGAGCGCGTCCACGGGGCTTCGGCAGCGCCGGAGGAGTTGGCAGGCTGCCGGTTATTCTGGCCCGTGGTGCAAAGGGTTCCCGAGATCCCTCCCGGGCTGGACTGCGCCTTCTTGCCCTCCGTGCCGGCTGGCAACCCCGCGCCGCACGCCCGCCAGGCCCAGCTGGCCGCCCTGGAGGCGGCCGGGGTTCCCATAGTTCAGGACTGGCTGTCGGCGTTCCGGGATCGATTCGGAGCGGTGGCGAAACCGGACGGCCCGGTGCTGCTTTTCCCCGGGGCCGGTCACCCGGCCAAGCAGTGGCCCCTGGTACATTTTCTTGAACTGGCCCGGATGCTGGAGCAACACGGGCGCGAGGCCCTGATGGTCCTTGGCCCGGCCGAGTTGGAACGAGGCATGGACACGGGGAGCGCGAAGACGGCCACCCCCCAGACCCTGGAGGAGTTGGAGGCGCTTATCGCCTCGGCGCGGGCCGTGGTGGGCGGGGACACGGGCCCCATGCACCTGGCGGGGATGATGGGCGTGCCCGGGGTGTCGCTGTTCGGCCCCACGGCTTTCTCGCGATGGGGACCAGTGGGGATGGACGAGATTTCGCTGAAACTGCCCTGCTCGCCCTGCACGGCCGCCTGTGCGGACCTCGAATGCGGGCGCCTCGGCCGCTTAGGCCCGGCCTGCCTGGAGGGCATCAGCCCGGAAGTGGTGCTGGAACTATTGGGAAAGGCTGGAAATTGTAAAACCGGCTTTCAAGGCCCTGGTATTCCTTGA
- a CDS encoding L-threonylcarbamoyladenylate synthase produces MDRAVQALVGGGCVVYPTETFYALGALVGSPSALARVNTIKGRPRSKPLPVIVGGMEQLGQVMSADAASWPGYAVAMLLMERFWPGPLSIIVPAAKGLPPQLLDGRGSVSVRFTPHSQAQELCLKAGSPLAATSANVSGEPSVSDVGRLSPAVCLGADYVLAGDPAPAGGLASTVVRPLANGEAYVYRVGALPLEEIERVGVILRREE; encoded by the coding sequence ATGGACAGGGCCGTGCAGGCCCTCGTGGGGGGCGGGTGCGTCGTCTACCCCACGGAGACCTTCTACGCGCTGGGAGCCCTGGTGGGAAGCCCTTCCGCGCTGGCGCGCGTGAACACCATCAAGGGCAGGCCGCGCTCCAAGCCGCTGCCGGTGATCGTGGGCGGCATGGAGCAGCTCGGGCAGGTGATGTCCGCCGACGCGGCCTCCTGGCCGGGGTACGCGGTGGCCATGCTGCTCATGGAGCGCTTCTGGCCCGGCCCGCTCTCCATCATCGTCCCGGCGGCCAAAGGGCTGCCCCCCCAATTGCTGGACGGGCGCGGCAGTGTCTCCGTGCGCTTCACCCCCCACTCCCAGGCCCAGGAGCTTTGCCTGAAGGCGGGCTCCCCGCTGGCGGCCACCAGCGCCAACGTCAGCGGCGAGCCTTCGGTGAGCGATGTTGGCCGGCTTTCCCCGGCGGTGTGCCTCGGAGCGGACTATGTGTTGGCGGGCGACCCGGCTCCGGCGGGCGGGCTGGCCTCCACCGTGGTGCGGCCTCTGGCCAACGGCGAGGCCTACGTCTACCGGGTGGGCGCGCTGCCCCTGGAGGAGATCGAGCGTGTTGGGGTCATCCTGCGCCGCGAAGAGTAG
- a CDS encoding glycosyltransferase family 2 protein, with protein MTETSDTYLGCFPPFEPAQLALLRGPLPTWGLSTESPWQQWGLAEAIVRSAPGNQVLMSAAAGLLSWAWQQRPLSATVLAMLLPLDGAQGFLAPEVRQTMLALKKRLRPLPPTPLWEEVKATADPDLAGTFLEQAVRGQTALSWLGEAWDELVALPDRDKAKHILDQAGLEAHLHSRLAAELDHAHGLAPAIDGAGPVFGPWRMFIAGLLAAENGNPGAAVRHWLPLWRAMPWHANLTMQLACALRAPKRPKGLPPTRTAILAYSWNKAALIAQTIESLFASDIGDNPVFVLDNGSTDATPDALAAARDRYGAHRLSVVTLPVNVGAPAARNWLLSLPQVRACERAAFLDDDVILPNDWLALLLDAALRHPECSTVGCSIRDHSHPHRLQSADYHLLHRLAGQDAPESGERLRVFSNCTGMRDAGLFGYERACMSVSGCCHLLETSLLDKVGGFDVRFTPTQFDDLDRDIRTWLAGKPCLYTGRLRIDHVQNSSMRQASTPAQVAHIQGNKIKLESKYTDQQIDALVHSNHELAWRQLLDASRQLQAALQGKG; from the coding sequence ATGACAGAAACCTCCGATACGTACCTGGGTTGTTTCCCGCCGTTCGAGCCCGCACAACTGGCCCTGCTGCGGGGGCCCCTGCCCACCTGGGGGCTTTCCACCGAAAGCCCCTGGCAACAGTGGGGCCTCGCGGAAGCAATAGTGCGCTCGGCCCCCGGCAATCAAGTGTTGATGTCGGCCGCCGCGGGCCTGCTCTCCTGGGCCTGGCAGCAGCGGCCGCTCTCCGCAACAGTGCTGGCCATGCTCCTGCCCCTGGACGGGGCGCAGGGCTTCCTGGCCCCGGAAGTGCGCCAGACCATGCTCGCCCTCAAGAAACGCCTGCGTCCCCTGCCGCCCACTCCCCTCTGGGAGGAGGTCAAGGCTACTGCGGACCCCGATCTGGCCGGAACCTTCCTTGAGCAGGCCGTGCGCGGACAGACGGCACTCTCCTGGCTGGGCGAAGCCTGGGACGAGCTGGTGGCCCTGCCCGACCGCGACAAGGCGAAACATATCCTGGACCAGGCGGGGCTGGAAGCGCACCTTCACTCCAGGCTGGCGGCCGAGCTGGACCACGCCCACGGGCTCGCCCCGGCCATCGACGGCGCGGGACCGGTGTTCGGCCCCTGGCGGATGTTCATAGCGGGTCTGCTGGCCGCCGAAAACGGCAACCCCGGCGCGGCGGTGCGGCACTGGCTGCCCTTGTGGCGGGCCATGCCCTGGCACGCCAACCTGACCATGCAGCTGGCCTGCGCGCTGCGCGCCCCCAAGCGGCCCAAGGGCCTGCCGCCCACGCGCACGGCCATCCTGGCCTACAGCTGGAACAAGGCCGCGCTCATCGCCCAGACCATCGAGAGCCTCTTCGCCTCCGACATCGGGGACAACCCCGTGTTCGTGCTGGACAACGGCTCCACCGACGCCACCCCGGACGCGCTGGCCGCCGCCAGGGACCGCTACGGGGCCCACCGCCTGAGCGTGGTCACCCTGCCGGTGAACGTGGGGGCTCCGGCGGCGCGCAATTGGCTGCTCTCACTGCCGCAGGTGCGGGCCTGCGAGCGGGCGGCCTTCCTGGACGACGACGTGATCCTTCCTAACGATTGGCTGGCCCTGCTTCTGGATGCCGCCCTGCGCCACCCCGAGTGCTCCACCGTGGGCTGCTCCATCCGCGACCACAGCCACCCGCACCGCCTCCAATCTGCGGACTACCACCTGCTGCATAGGCTGGCCGGACAGGACGCCCCGGAGTCCGGCGAGCGCCTGCGCGTGTTCAGCAACTGCACCGGAATGCGTGACGCCGGCCTGTTCGGCTATGAACGGGCCTGCATGTCCGTCTCGGGGTGCTGCCACCTGCTGGAGACGTCCCTGCTTGACAAGGTGGGCGGCTTCGACGTGCGCTTCACTCCCACCCAGTTCGACGACTTGGACCGCGACATCCGCACCTGGCTGGCTGGCAAGCCCTGCCTCTACACCGGGCGGCTGCGCATCGACCACGTGCAGAACTCCAGCATGCGCCAGGCCTCCACCCCCGCCCAGGTGGCCCACATCCAGGGCAACAAGATCAAGCTGGAGTCCAAGTACACCGACCAGCAGATCGACGCCCTGGTGCACTCCAACCACGAGCTGGCCTGGCGGCAGCTTCTGGACGCCTCCCGCCAATTGCAGGCCGCGCTCCAGGGCAAGGGCTGA
- a CDS encoding TrmH family RNA methyltransferase, translating into MRERTDNRKERILGVLARRQKDLTVVLNNIHDPHNVSAVLRSCDAFGVAEAHLLYTDTPFPTLGHKSSASAKKWVPLKRHKSAADMIKGFRGKGMQVLSTGFGPQAKPLTDWDLTLPTAVIMGNEHDGVAEELNTLAPDHIYIPMQGMVQSLNVSVATAVILYEAFRQRMAKGMYDEPGFTPEEIQERYDLWITK; encoded by the coding sequence ATGAGGGAACGCACCGACAACCGCAAGGAACGCATCCTGGGAGTTCTGGCCCGCAGGCAGAAAGACCTCACCGTGGTGCTCAACAACATCCACGACCCGCACAACGTCTCCGCGGTGCTGCGCAGCTGCGACGCCTTCGGCGTGGCCGAGGCGCACCTGCTCTACACGGACACGCCTTTCCCCACGCTCGGGCACAAGAGCTCGGCTTCCGCCAAGAAGTGGGTGCCCCTCAAGCGCCACAAGTCCGCCGCTGATATGATCAAGGGATTTCGCGGGAAGGGCATGCAGGTGCTCTCCACGGGGTTCGGGCCCCAGGCCAAGCCGCTCACCGACTGGGACCTGACCCTTCCCACCGCCGTGATCATGGGCAACGAGCATGACGGCGTGGCCGAGGAGCTGAACACCCTGGCCCCGGACCACATCTACATCCCCATGCAGGGCATGGTGCAGAGCCTCAACGTCTCGGTGGCCACGGCCGTGATCCTCTACGAGGCCTTCCGCCAGCGCATGGCCAAGGGCATGTACGACGAGCCGGGCTTCACCCCGGAGGAGATCCAGGAGCGCTACGACCTCTGGATCACGAAGTAG
- a CDS encoding glycosyltransferase translates to MPPVVDVLVPVYRGLAETRACLESLLAAPNRAAMEIVVLDDASPEPELSAYVRELAGRGLVTLLVNPANLGFPATVNRGFALHQDRDVVVLNSDTVVFPGWLDRLARAAHSASDVGSATPFSNNATICSYPRPNQDNSALQDITPAELDALFAARNAGAVRDLPTAVGFCMYIRRDCLVDAGYFDEHTFGTGYAEENDFCLRSARLGWRHVLAGDVFVRHSGQASFGAARKPALERNLALLERRFPLYLPTVLEWNRQDPLLDLRRNVDRARLERLRPQPTVVQVCHGLSGGTARRLRDERAELAAAGFATATLLPDTGQGGRGPDRVRLEATQAPDCPNLRYRLPQEQDLLAADLARLGATELRLHHFMDVPPALLELAGRMGLPQDAVVHDFAWFCPRINCIDDTRRHCAEPSPEVCQRCVDANGADFRPEGGVAGLIERSSRILLGSRRVAAPSADAAGRMMRHFPGLSVMAVPHGEPAFAPPPPPPAWDGRSRLRLAVIGAIGPHKGFEVLKACALDAARRDLPLEFRVVGFSADDAALYATGRVHITGEYAEEEALELIARQRCHAALFLSVWPETWCYTLTQAWRAGLCAFGFDLGAIGERIRATGWGWPVPLSLDGQVVNDHVLAAFSGRAQPGLPR, encoded by the coding sequence ATGCCCCCCGTGGTTGACGTTCTGGTGCCCGTGTACCGGGGGCTGGCGGAGACCAGGGCCTGCCTGGAGTCGCTGCTGGCGGCCCCGAACCGCGCCGCCATGGAGATCGTGGTGCTGGACGACGCTTCGCCCGAGCCCGAGCTTTCGGCCTACGTGCGCGAACTGGCCGGGCGCGGGCTGGTCACGCTGCTGGTCAACCCAGCGAACCTCGGTTTTCCGGCCACGGTGAACAGGGGCTTCGCCCTGCACCAGGACCGCGACGTGGTGGTGCTCAACAGCGACACCGTGGTCTTCCCCGGCTGGCTGGACAGGCTGGCCCGCGCGGCGCACTCCGCGTCGGACGTCGGCAGCGCGACGCCGTTTTCCAACAACGCCACCATCTGCTCCTATCCACGGCCCAACCAGGACAACTCCGCCCTCCAGGACATCACCCCAGCGGAGCTGGACGCCCTGTTCGCCGCGCGCAACGCCGGGGCCGTGCGCGACCTGCCCACGGCCGTGGGCTTCTGCATGTACATCCGCCGCGATTGCCTGGTGGACGCCGGATATTTCGACGAGCACACCTTCGGCACGGGCTACGCCGAGGAGAACGATTTCTGCCTGCGCTCCGCCAGGCTGGGCTGGCGGCACGTGCTGGCCGGGGACGTGTTCGTCCGCCACAGCGGCCAGGCCTCCTTCGGCGCGGCGCGCAAGCCCGCCCTGGAGCGCAACCTGGCCCTTCTGGAGCGGCGCTTCCCCCTCTATCTGCCCACCGTGCTGGAGTGGAACCGCCAGGACCCCCTGCTGGACCTGCGCCGCAACGTGGACAGGGCAAGGCTGGAGCGCCTGCGCCCGCAACCCACGGTGGTGCAGGTCTGCCACGGGCTTTCCGGCGGCACGGCCCGCAGGCTGCGCGACGAGCGCGCCGAGCTGGCCGCCGCCGGGTTCGCCACGGCCACGCTGCTGCCGGACACGGGGCAGGGCGGGCGCGGCCCGGACCGGGTGCGCCTTGAGGCCACCCAGGCTCCCGATTGCCCCAACCTTCGCTACAGGCTACCCCAGGAGCAGGATCTGCTTGCGGCGGACCTCGCGCGCCTGGGGGCCACGGAGCTGCGCCTGCACCATTTCATGGACGTGCCGCCCGCGCTGCTGGAGCTGGCCGGGCGCATGGGCCTGCCCCAGGACGCGGTGGTACACGATTTCGCCTGGTTCTGCCCCCGCATCAACTGCATCGACGACACCCGCCGTCACTGCGCCGAGCCTTCGCCCGAGGTCTGCCAACGCTGCGTGGACGCCAACGGGGCGGATTTCCGGCCCGAGGGCGGTGTGGCCGGGTTGATCGAGCGCTCCTCGAGAATTCTGCTCGGCTCCAGGCGCGTCGCGGCCCCCAGCGCGGATGCCGCCGGGCGCATGATGCGCCATTTCCCCGGCCTCTCCGTCATGGCCGTGCCACACGGGGAGCCCGCCTTCGCGCCGCCGCCCCCGCCCCCCGCCTGGGACGGGCGCTCCCGCCTGCGCCTGGCCGTGATCGGGGCCATCGGCCCGCACAAGGGCTTCGAGGTGCTCAAGGCCTGCGCCCTGGACGCCGCCCGCCGCGACCTGCCTCTGGAATTTCGTGTGGTGGGCTTCAGCGCGGACGACGCCGCGCTCTACGCCACGGGGCGGGTGCACATCACCGGGGAGTATGCCGAGGAAGAGGCCCTGGAGCTCATCGCCCGCCAGCGCTGCCACGCCGCCCTGTTCCTTTCGGTGTGGCCCGAGACCTGGTGTTACACCCTGACCCAGGCCTGGCGCGCCGGGCTTTGCGCCTTCGGGTTCGACCTGGGGGCCATCGGCGAACGCATCCGGGCCACGGGCTGGGGGTGGCCTGTCCCGCTCTCGCTGGATGGACAAGTGGTCAACGATCACGTACTTGCCGCGTTCTCGGGGCGCGCGCAGCCTGGGCTGCCTCGCTGA